A region of Streptomyces sp. NBC_01750 DNA encodes the following proteins:
- a CDS encoding SCO5717 family growth-regulating ATPase, translating to MNGDRDEIHGGWNIPVDDQSDAEPAELTGEFTIDYTPPAWYTQNASGDTSGGGAGRQGLTPPPPPPNGAPVAVPGLPAGSGFEPNWAPTPPPPAQVQAPVPAPAPAPVPAPAPAPAPTPDAVPSAPAPAAEAAAEPAPQPFGGGDIESGATMRFSPAALKREMEERAAAKEAEESESESESESDSGSGSGSESGPEGAADDSTEGEAGTQAEPQTEAPAAATTDDASPAASADETEDSVSTGTQDTDGDDSAPRDEAAPTDPEVPAEEPADSVPQDAAPADSVPQDTPPAPVQPWSPTPPVQNTGLPPLPPAFQPAAPMSAPQWPVSAQTNDQSAPPQAQPSTQHGPQPAPAWQTPAQAAPSVPSAPEQQQGGYGFPQQGQPGQPAPAAPLPPAVPGPDAQNPHGGYGFPQPGQPVPGQPAPHGGYGFPQPGHPGGPTASAPVPPQTPNLPAPATPPHAAQQSEQSGYGFPQQRVQVGHGFPQQGQPGQPAPAAPLPPAVPGPDAQNPHGGYGFPQPGHPGRPTANAPVPSQTPNLPAPATPYLPAQQGQPQAPQQPHAAPVDPRTGAAWPTPVTHDQRERSVPGAPLGYTAAVELSSDRLVRGKQKAKSSRNPSNAARFKLGGKKEEAERQRKLDLIRTPVLSCYRIAVISLKGGVGKTTTTTALGATLATERQDKILAIDANPDAGTLGRRVRRETGATIRDLVQAIPYLNSYMDIRRFTSQAPSGLEIIANDVDPAVSTAFNDEDYRRAIDVLGRQYPVILTDSGTGLLYSAMRGVLDLADQLIIVSTPSVDGASSASTTLDWLSAHGYAELVQRSLTVISGVRETGKMIKVEDIVQHFQTRCRGVIVVPFDEHLSAGAEVDLDMMRPKTREAYFNLSALIAEDFVRAQQQQGLWTADGNPPPHLAPPMPGHQQAPGQPVPGQPMPGQPYAPQQPHPQGQPQPPYGGQQPPQGQQPYPPQGWQQSLPSQAQAPGSPPAPVHGQPGHPGPQGQPGGPGQPDLQGPVPPAGWPQQQPPQAPPAPQQ from the coding sequence GTGAACGGCGATCGGGACGAGATCCACGGGGGCTGGAACATTCCCGTCGATGATCAGTCCGACGCGGAGCCCGCCGAGCTGACGGGTGAGTTCACCATCGACTACACCCCGCCGGCCTGGTACACGCAGAACGCGTCGGGCGACACGTCGGGCGGGGGTGCGGGCCGACAGGGGCTCACCCCTCCTCCCCCGCCGCCCAACGGTGCGCCGGTGGCCGTGCCCGGGCTGCCCGCAGGCAGTGGCTTCGAGCCGAACTGGGCGCCGACGCCGCCGCCTCCGGCACAGGTCCAGGCACCCGTGCCTGCTCCGGCTCCTGCCCCGGTGCCTGCTCCTGCTCCTGCTCCTGCTCCCACGCCCGATGCTGTGCCGTCGGCTCCGGCTCCGGCTGCCGAGGCGGCCGCCGAGCCCGCGCCGCAGCCTTTCGGGGGCGGCGACATCGAGAGCGGGGCGACCATGCGGTTCTCCCCGGCCGCGCTGAAGCGCGAGATGGAGGAGCGGGCCGCGGCCAAGGAGGCTGAGGAGTCCGAGTCCGAGTCCGAGTCCGAGTCCGACTCTGGTTCCGGCTCGGGTTCTGAGTCTGGTCCGGAGGGCGCAGCGGACGATTCCACCGAGGGCGAAGCCGGCACCCAAGCCGAACCCCAGACCGAGGCTCCGGCCGCTGCGACCACTGACGACGCTTCCCCGGCCGCCTCCGCGGATGAGACCGAGGACTCGGTGAGCACCGGGACACAGGACACCGACGGCGACGACTCCGCCCCCCGTGACGAGGCCGCCCCGACGGACCCGGAGGTTCCGGCCGAGGAGCCGGCCGACTCCGTACCCCAGGACGCCGCCCCGGCCGACTCCGTACCCCAGGACACTCCGCCCGCGCCCGTTCAGCCCTGGTCTCCGACGCCCCCGGTACAGAACACCGGACTGCCGCCGCTGCCGCCCGCCTTCCAGCCGGCCGCACCGATGTCCGCGCCGCAGTGGCCCGTATCCGCGCAGACCAACGACCAGTCCGCCCCGCCGCAGGCTCAGCCGTCGACGCAGCACGGTCCTCAGCCGGCGCCCGCGTGGCAGACGCCCGCCCAGGCAGCTCCGTCCGTTCCCTCTGCTCCTGAGCAGCAGCAGGGAGGTTACGGATTCCCGCAGCAGGGCCAGCCCGGTCAGCCGGCGCCCGCCGCGCCGCTGCCTCCGGCCGTCCCGGGCCCCGACGCACAGAACCCGCACGGCGGTTACGGATTCCCCCAGCCAGGTCAGCCGGTGCCGGGACAGCCCGCCCCGCACGGCGGCTATGGATTCCCGCAGCCAGGACACCCCGGCGGGCCCACCGCGAGCGCGCCCGTACCGCCGCAGACGCCGAACCTGCCCGCGCCCGCCACGCCCCCTCATGCCGCGCAGCAGAGCGAGCAGAGCGGTTACGGGTTCCCGCAGCAGAGGGTGCAGGTCGGCCACGGGTTCCCGCAGCAGGGCCAGCCCGGTCAGCCGGCGCCCGCCGCCCCGCTGCCCCCGGCCGTCCCGGGCCCCGACGCACAGAACCCGCACGGCGGTTACGGATTCCCCCAGCCAGGACACCCCGGCCGGCCCACCGCGAACGCGCCCGTACCGTCGCAGACGCCGAACCTGCCCGCGCCCGCCACGCCGTATCTGCCCGCGCAGCAGGGCCAGCCGCAGGCTCCTCAGCAGCCGCACGCCGCGCCCGTCGACCCGCGGACCGGTGCCGCCTGGCCCACCCCGGTCACCCATGACCAGCGCGAGCGTTCCGTGCCCGGCGCCCCGCTCGGGTACACCGCCGCCGTCGAGCTCTCCTCCGACCGCCTGGTCCGGGGCAAGCAGAAGGCCAAGAGCAGCCGCAATCCCTCCAACGCCGCCCGCTTCAAGCTCGGCGGCAAGAAGGAGGAGGCGGAGCGGCAGCGCAAACTCGACCTCATCCGTACGCCGGTGCTGTCCTGCTACCGGATCGCGGTCATCAGCCTCAAGGGCGGCGTGGGCAAGACCACGACGACGACCGCTCTGGGCGCGACCCTGGCCACCGAGCGGCAGGACAAGATCCTGGCGATCGACGCCAACCCGGACGCAGGCACGCTCGGCCGCCGGGTGCGGCGCGAGACCGGGGCCACCATCCGTGACCTGGTCCAGGCGATCCCGTACCTCAACTCGTACATGGACATCCGCCGGTTCACCTCGCAGGCGCCCTCCGGTCTGGAAATCATCGCCAACGACGTGGACCCGGCGGTCTCCACGGCGTTCAACGACGAGGACTACCGGCGTGCGATCGACGTACTGGGCAGGCAGTACCCGGTCATCCTGACCGACTCCGGTACCGGTCTGCTCTACAGCGCGATGCGCGGAGTGCTGGATCTGGCGGATCAGTTGATCATAGTCTCGACGCCGTCCGTGGACGGTGCGAGCAGTGCGTCGACGACTCTGGACTGGCTTTCCGCCCATGGGTATGCCGAGCTGGTGCAGCGTTCCCTCACGGTCATCTCCGGGGTCCGCGAGACCGGAAAGATGATCAAGGTCGAGGACATCGTTCAGCACTTCCAGACGCGCTGCCGCGGTGTGATCGTGGTGCCCTTCGACGAGCATCTGTCGGCCGGCGCCGAGGTCGACCTCGACATGATGCGCCCCAAGACCCGTGAGGCGTACTTCAACCTGTCCGCCCTGATCGCTGAGGATTTCGTTCGCGCTCAGCAGCAGCAGGGGTTGTGGACCGCGGACGGCAACCCGCCGCCGCACCTGGCCCCGCCGATGCCGGGCCACCAGCAGGCGCCGGGGCAGCCCGTCCCCGGACAGCCCATGCCCGGACAGCCGTACGCGCCGCAACAGCCGCACCCGCAGGGCCAGCCGCAGCCGCCGTACGGTGGCCAGCAGCCGCCGCAGGGTCAGCAGCCCTATCCGCCACAGGGCTGGCAGCAGTCGCTGCCCTCTCAGGCCCAGGCTCCCGGGAGTCCGCCCGCACCTGTCCACGGCCAGCCGGGTCACCCCGGTCCGCAGGGCCAGCCGGGTGGTCCGGGACAACCGGATCTGCAGGGGCCCGTACCGCCCGCCGGATGGCCGCAGCAACAGCCTCCGCAGGCACCGCCAGCCCCTCAGCAGTAG
- the eccE gene encoding type VII secretion protein EccE, with protein MASATRVRPAPHGQASVRPTAPSQGPAAPRLKARPGHFGSFRLQQLVLIEIAAALLLLAWAIDPLMLVPAFVAAALLVLLALLRRHRRSMPEWLATVFALRARRRRAASLVLPSDTEPGLAPVVECDPALRTYTYSDRDRRPVGMIGDGTFLTALLQVESDATALRCDRTARPLPMTLLRDVLDVDGIRLESAQIVQHTQPAPAPHLPQQSVAARNYAPLQAQTGSPAIRITWIALKLDPELCPEAVAARGGGLEGAQKCLVRTADQLASRLTGAGFRATVLTEEELTAAIATSSCASPMAIAQASRAETPAPRTQETSRTWRVDDRRHTTYWVSRWPQLGGGGAPMPQLVALLTSIPALATTFSLTLGHGDRQGVTVSGHVRITGRSDEELVAARHELERAARGVKTGLVRLDREQLPGMLATLPLGGAR; from the coding sequence ATGGCTTCCGCGACGCGGGTGCGGCCGGCACCCCACGGGCAGGCCTCGGTACGGCCCACCGCGCCGTCCCAGGGACCGGCGGCACCCCGACTCAAGGCACGACCCGGGCACTTCGGTTCGTTCCGACTGCAACAACTCGTACTGATCGAGATCGCCGCTGCGCTGCTCCTTTTGGCCTGGGCGATCGATCCGCTGATGCTGGTTCCCGCCTTTGTGGCGGCCGCGCTGCTGGTGCTGCTGGCCCTGCTGCGCAGACACCGGCGCTCGATGCCCGAGTGGCTAGCCACCGTCTTCGCGCTCCGGGCGCGCAGGCGCAGGGCCGCATCGCTGGTACTCCCGTCCGATACGGAACCGGGGCTCGCGCCCGTCGTCGAGTGCGACCCCGCCCTGCGGACGTACACCTACAGCGACCGCGACCGACGGCCGGTGGGCATGATCGGCGACGGGACCTTCCTGACGGCCCTGCTGCAGGTCGAGTCGGACGCCACGGCCCTGCGCTGCGACCGTACCGCCAGGCCGCTGCCGATGACTCTGCTGCGCGATGTACTCGACGTCGACGGCATCCGGCTGGAGTCGGCACAGATCGTCCAGCACACCCAGCCCGCGCCCGCACCGCATCTGCCGCAGCAGTCGGTCGCCGCACGCAACTACGCACCGCTGCAGGCCCAGACCGGGTCGCCCGCGATACGGATCACCTGGATCGCGCTCAAGCTCGACCCTGAACTCTGCCCGGAAGCGGTGGCGGCGCGCGGCGGCGGTCTCGAGGGCGCGCAGAAGTGCCTGGTGCGGACTGCCGACCAGCTGGCGAGCCGGCTGACCGGCGCCGGATTCCGGGCCACCGTGCTGACCGAGGAAGAGCTGACGGCGGCCATCGCCACCTCTTCCTGCGCCAGCCCGATGGCCATCGCACAGGCGAGCCGGGCGGAGACGCCCGCGCCGCGCACCCAGGAAACCTCGCGCACCTGGCGCGTCGACGACCGCCGCCACACCACCTACTGGGTGAGCCGCTGGCCCCAACTCGGCGGCGGCGGGGCCCCCATGCCGCAGCTCGTCGCCCTGCTCACCTCCATTCCCGCGCTGGCCACCACCTTCAGCCTCACGCTGGGGCACGGCGACCGGCAGGGCGTGACGGTCAGCGGGCATGTCCGCATCACCGGGCGCAGCGACGAGGAACTGGTGGCCGCGCGCCATGAACTGGAGCGCGCCGCCCGCGGGGTCAAGACCGGGCTGGTGCGGCTCGACCGTGAGCAACTGCCCGGCATGCTCGCCACACTGCCGCTCGGGGGAGCCCGCTGA
- the eccB gene encoding type VII secretion protein EccB — protein MASRRDELNAYTFAKKRTVAAFLQPSTTGTEEGAPRPMRAVIPSVIVGALILAGFGAFGMFKPKAPKDWAKPFTNVIVGKDSTTRYVVLTTGTGKNKKVLLHPVLNLASARLLLTPQQFKVIQVSDDILDSGKPPRGPILGIPYAPDRLPSAKEAAESKRWAVCEQPGGGKGNTVQKATFVLGERDLKRTEGEQRLSGGQVLYVKGQNGLRYLVDAGGTKYLVRGSQSDAGILTRALVGSKQPQSVTDDWLATLHDGTPVDFPVIPGQVGVSAGIGGGLTGEQDKVGMVLEAQTGSGPQQYVVLPGKVQPVSGFTAWLLINSPQTDTLNMRGEAVGVDAASIAPESDFFAAQNRWPSLRSKQVNSAGGDRDTVCSVLRKVDEKGRTTLSTWAGSEYPAEITAGGTSTYVTPGTGLLYTQVQGKQTKPDGSLFLVTDTGLRYAVQANGDSDADRSDIGTGDQEKQQDGRPEPSQAQIRLGYEKVTPTLVPINWSEFLSKGPRLDTNSARQPQGS, from the coding sequence ATGGCATCACGGCGGGATGAGCTCAACGCGTACACCTTTGCGAAGAAGCGCACGGTGGCGGCATTCCTCCAACCCTCCACCACAGGTACGGAGGAGGGGGCGCCGCGCCCCATGCGTGCCGTCATACCCAGCGTCATCGTCGGTGCGCTGATTCTGGCGGGGTTCGGGGCCTTCGGTATGTTCAAGCCCAAGGCTCCCAAGGACTGGGCGAAGCCCTTCACCAATGTGATCGTCGGCAAGGACTCCACCACGCGCTACGTGGTGCTCACCACCGGCACGGGCAAGAACAAGAAGGTCCTCCTCCACCCCGTACTGAACCTCGCGTCCGCCCGACTGCTGCTCACCCCCCAGCAGTTCAAGGTGATCCAGGTCAGCGACGACATCCTGGACTCGGGCAAACCCCCGCGCGGGCCGATCCTCGGTATCCCCTACGCGCCCGACCGGCTGCCCAGCGCCAAGGAGGCCGCCGAGTCCAAGCGCTGGGCGGTCTGCGAGCAGCCCGGTGGCGGCAAGGGCAACACCGTGCAGAAGGCGACCTTCGTCCTGGGCGAGCGCGATCTGAAGCGGACCGAGGGCGAGCAGCGCCTCAGCGGCGGCCAAGTCCTGTACGTCAAGGGCCAGAACGGGCTGCGCTACCTCGTGGACGCCGGCGGCACCAAGTACTTGGTCCGCGGCAGCCAGTCCGATGCCGGGATCCTCACCCGCGCCCTCGTCGGCAGCAAGCAGCCGCAGTCCGTCACCGACGACTGGCTGGCGACGCTGCACGACGGCACCCCGGTCGACTTTCCCGTCATCCCCGGCCAGGTCGGCGTGAGCGCCGGTATCGGCGGCGGGCTGACGGGCGAGCAGGACAAGGTCGGCATGGTCCTGGAGGCGCAGACCGGCTCCGGGCCACAGCAGTACGTCGTGCTGCCCGGCAAGGTCCAGCCGGTCTCCGGCTTCACCGCCTGGCTGCTCATCAACTCCCCGCAGACCGACACGCTCAATATGCGCGGCGAGGCGGTCGGCGTCGACGCGGCGTCGATCGCCCCGGAAAGCGACTTCTTCGCCGCCCAGAACCGCTGGCCCTCGCTCAGGTCGAAGCAGGTCAACTCCGCGGGCGGCGACCGCGACACCGTCTGCAGCGTGTTGCGCAAGGTCGATGAGAAGGGCCGTACGACCTTGTCCACCTGGGCCGGCTCCGAGTACCCGGCGGAGATCACCGCAGGCGGCACCAGCACCTATGTCACCCCCGGAACCGGCCTTCTCTACACGCAGGTCCAGGGCAAGCAGACCAAGCCCGACGGCTCGCTGTTCCTGGTGACCGACACCGGACTGCGGTACGCCGTCCAGGCGAACGGCGACAGCGACGCGGACCGCTCCGACATCGGCACGGGCGACCAGGAGAAGCAGCAGGACGGCCGCCCCGAGCCCAGCCAGGCGCAGATCCGGCTCGGCTACGAGAAGGTCACTCCGACCCTTGTGCCGATCAACTGGTCGGAGTTCCTGTCCAAGGGGCCCCGGCTCGACACCAACAGCGCGCGTCAGCCGCAGGGTTCGTAG
- the mycP gene encoding type VII secretion-associated serine protease mycosin gives MLHLRRKTVLLTAAAALTGLSAVSPAAYADEAPHPLGINGSGECTFPMKRQIEGIPWPLQRVLLDELWQDTRGKGVRVAVIDTGVDNDNVQLKSAVDASAGKDFLKPDKDSSSDDKRGKTDGTVDDVGHGTKVAGIIAARPRKGTGFVGLAPEATIIPIRQNDEKNSGNDKTMATAIEHAITKGADVINISQDTTKPLSLDSALNKAIQRAIQKKIVVVASAGNDGMNGKLKDTYPAAFPGVLAVASSDRNNERAVFSQAGGFVGIAAPGVDVVSTVPGNGQCVDNGTSFSAPYVAGVAALLKAKYPEWTVPQIIAQIEQTAERSINGKDSFVGWGVIDPVRALSGDGGPIDAPHADPGPPKPPAPEAAHLAMTETAQERKERYATYALGIGVVLVAVVAGAATVIRDTRRRRAQ, from the coding sequence ATGCTGCACCTGCGCAGGAAGACCGTTCTGCTGACCGCCGCGGCGGCGCTGACGGGTCTGTCGGCGGTGTCCCCGGCCGCATATGCCGATGAAGCCCCGCACCCGCTGGGCATCAACGGCAGCGGTGAGTGCACCTTCCCGATGAAGAGGCAGATCGAGGGGATCCCCTGGCCGCTCCAGCGGGTGCTGCTCGACGAGCTGTGGCAGGACACCAGGGGCAAGGGCGTCCGGGTCGCGGTCATCGACACCGGCGTGGACAACGACAACGTCCAGCTCAAGTCTGCCGTCGACGCCTCCGCGGGCAAGGACTTCCTCAAGCCCGACAAGGACAGCTCGAGCGACGACAAGCGCGGCAAGACCGATGGCACGGTCGACGACGTCGGCCACGGCACCAAGGTCGCCGGGATCATCGCCGCGCGCCCCCGCAAGGGCACAGGCTTCGTGGGACTCGCGCCCGAGGCCACCATCATCCCGATCCGCCAGAACGACGAGAAGAACAGCGGCAACGACAAGACGATGGCCACGGCGATCGAGCACGCCATCACCAAGGGCGCCGACGTCATCAACATCTCTCAGGACACGACGAAGCCGCTCTCGCTCGACTCGGCCCTCAACAAGGCGATACAGCGGGCGATCCAGAAGAAGATCGTCGTGGTCGCCTCCGCCGGCAACGACGGTATGAACGGCAAGCTGAAGGACACCTACCCCGCCGCGTTCCCGGGCGTTCTCGCCGTGGCCTCCTCCGACCGCAACAACGAACGGGCGGTCTTCTCGCAGGCGGGCGGCTTCGTCGGCATCGCCGCCCCGGGAGTCGACGTCGTCTCCACCGTCCCCGGAAACGGGCAGTGCGTCGACAACGGCACCAGTTTCTCCGCGCCGTACGTCGCCGGGGTCGCGGCGCTGCTGAAGGCCAAGTACCCCGAGTGGACCGTGCCGCAGATCATCGCGCAGATCGAGCAGACCGCCGAGCGCAGCATCAACGGCAAGGACAGCTTCGTCGGTTGGGGCGTGATCGACCCGGTGCGCGCCCTCAGCGGCGACGGCGGCCCGATCGACGCACCGCACGCCGACCCCGGCCCGCCGAAGCCGCCCGCGCCGGAGGCGGCGCATCTGGCGATGACCGAGACGGCTCAGGAACGCAAGGAGCGGTACGCAACCTACGCGTTGGGCATTGGCGTCGTACTGGTGGCAGTGGTCGCCGGGGCGGCAACGGTCATCCGGGACACCCGGCGCAGAAGGGCCCAGTGA
- a CDS encoding WXG100 family type VII secretion target — MSGKDLKVTSSDIGDLSGKIQHFETTLGERIRDLNRVVDLIQGGWKGAASAQYDITQAELNKKLSSVKRDLENLQNLVKMSADGFDEQERERMSSFAKMENAHTKANESAILGM; from the coding sequence ATGTCGGGTAAAGACCTGAAGGTAACCAGTAGCGATATTGGGGATCTCTCCGGCAAGATCCAGCACTTCGAGACCACGCTGGGTGAGCGCATCCGCGACCTCAACCGCGTGGTCGACCTCATTCAGGGTGGCTGGAAGGGTGCGGCGAGCGCGCAGTACGACATCACGCAGGCCGAGCTGAACAAGAAGCTTTCGAGCGTGAAGCGTGACCTGGAGAACCTCCAGAACCTGGTGAAGATGAGCGCCGACGGCTTCGACGAGCAGGAGCGGGAGCGCATGTCGTCGTTCGCCAAGATGGAAAACGCTCACACCAAGGCCAACGAGAGCGCCATTCTCGGCATGTGA
- a CDS encoding WXG100 family type VII secretion target — protein sequence MTMQVNYDTVTQAASDTTKTASDLTEQLTTLMTHVRNVAGGWDGEAKEAYVAIQSQLTADMDGLTTDLHTIARLLRESVVGYQDTDKGNAARFRMMM from the coding sequence ATGACCATGCAAGTCAACTACGACACAGTGACGCAGGCGGCAAGCGACACCACGAAGACCGCCTCGGACCTGACGGAACAGCTCACCACCCTCATGACCCACGTGAGGAACGTCGCGGGCGGCTGGGACGGTGAGGCCAAGGAGGCCTACGTCGCGATCCAGTCGCAGCTCACCGCCGACATGGACGGACTGACCACGGACCTGCACACGATCGCGCGCCTGCTCCGCGAGTCCGTCGTCGGCTACCAGGACACGGACAAGGGCAACGCCGCTCGCTTCCGCATGATGATGTGA
- a CDS encoding DUF397 domain-containing protein, with protein MADASEKERQKEELYALDISGVEWLSAPGTAKDEERVEIAHLPGGAVAMRSSLEPETVLRYTEAEWRAFVLGARDGEFDLK; from the coding sequence ATGGCTGACGCAAGCGAGAAGGAACGCCAGAAGGAAGAGCTGTACGCCCTCGACATCTCCGGCGTGGAGTGGCTCAGCGCGCCCGGCACGGCGAAGGACGAGGAGCGCGTCGAGATCGCGCATCTGCCCGGCGGAGCGGTCGCGATGCGCTCCTCGCTGGAGCCCGAGACGGTGCTGCGGTACACGGAGGCCGAGTGGCGCGCGTTCGTGCTCGGCGCGCGCGACGGCGAGTTCGACCTCAAGTAG